The following are from one region of the Girardinichthys multiradiatus isolate DD_20200921_A chromosome 9, DD_fGirMul_XY1, whole genome shotgun sequence genome:
- the lhx4 gene encoding LIM/homeobox protein Lhx4 isoform X1, translated as MMQSAAALPTESPIKSLPEILGVPLQPEIPQCAGCSQHILDKFILKVLDRHWHSKCLKCADCQTPLADKCFSRAGNVYCKEDFFKRFGTKCASCQQGIPPTQVVRKAQDFVYHLHCFACIMCSRQLATGDEFYLMEDGRLVCKVDYETAKQNDDSEGGAKRPRTTITAKQLETLKSAYKNSPKPARHVREQLSSETGLDMRVVQVWFQNRRAKEKRLKKDAGRHRWTQFYKSVKRSRGGTKVEKESSADDAGLSDSELSFRDDQVLSDLSHTNGLYGSVGDMTGSAVLNGGFSIDTAGQPYQDIRPGSPYGLPQSPSSIASLPGHTPLLNNLTFNMDTLVVQGGPGGVGQALRAMAGGPTSDLSTGSSTGYPDFPTSPASWLDEMDHSQF; from the exons CAGAGATCCCTCAGTGTGCAGGCTGCAGTCAGCATATCCTGGATAAGTTCATCCTGAAGGTGCTGGACAGACACTGGCACTCCAAGTGCCTCAAGTGCGCAGACTGCCAGACCCCGTTGGCGGACAAATGTTTTTCCCGGGCAGGCAACGTGTACTGCAAGGAGGACTTCTTCAA GCGCTTTGGAACGAAATGTGCGTCATGCCAGCAGGGCATCCCCCCGACGCAGGTGGTGCGGAAGGCGCAGGACTTTGTGTATCACCTGCACTGCTTCGCTTGCATCATGTGCAGCAGACAGCTGGCCACTGGGGACGAGTTTTACCTCATGGAGGATGGGAGGCTGGTGTGCAAGGTGGATTATGAGACAGCCAAACAAAATG ATGATTCAGAGGGTGGGGCCAAACGACCAAGGACCACCATCACTGCCAAGCAGCTGGAGACCCTCAAAAGTGCCTACAAAAACTCGCCAAAGCCTGCTCGCCACGTCAGAGAGCAGCTGTCTTCTGAGACAGGCCTGGACATGAGAGTTGTGCAg GTTTGGTTCCAGAACCGGCGAGCAAAGGAAAAGCGTCTAAAGAAAGATGCAGGTCGCCACCGCTGGACTCAGTTCTATAAAAGTGTCAAACGTAGCAGAGGAGGAACCAAAGTGGAGAAGGAGAGCTCAGCTGACGATGCAGGGCTCAGCGACAGCGAACTGAGCTTCAGag ACGACCAAGTCTTGTCTGATCTCAGCCACACAAACGGCCTCTATGGGAGCGTGGGTGACATGACAGGCAGCGCGGTCCTGAACGGTGGCTTCTCCATCGACACGGCGGGACAGCCCTACCAAGACATCCGACCAGGGAGCCCCTACGGTCTCCCGCAGTCCCCTTCTTCCATCGCCTCCCTGCCCGGTCACACGCCTCTCCTCAACAACCTGACCTTTAACATGGACACTCTGGTGGTACAGGGGGGGCCGGGCGGTGTGGGACAGGCTCTGAGGGCCATGGCGGGGGGCCCTACCTCAGACCTCTCCACAGGCAGCAGTACAGGATACCCTGACTTCCCCACCAGCCCGGCCTCGTGGCTGGATGAGATGGACCATTCCCAGTTTTGA
- the lhx4 gene encoding LIM/homeobox protein Lhx4 isoform X2: protein MMQSAAALPTESPIKSLPEILGVPLQQIPQCAGCSQHILDKFILKVLDRHWHSKCLKCADCQTPLADKCFSRAGNVYCKEDFFKRFGTKCASCQQGIPPTQVVRKAQDFVYHLHCFACIMCSRQLATGDEFYLMEDGRLVCKVDYETAKQNDDSEGGAKRPRTTITAKQLETLKSAYKNSPKPARHVREQLSSETGLDMRVVQVWFQNRRAKEKRLKKDAGRHRWTQFYKSVKRSRGGTKVEKESSADDAGLSDSELSFRDDQVLSDLSHTNGLYGSVGDMTGSAVLNGGFSIDTAGQPYQDIRPGSPYGLPQSPSSIASLPGHTPLLNNLTFNMDTLVVQGGPGGVGQALRAMAGGPTSDLSTGSSTGYPDFPTSPASWLDEMDHSQF from the exons AGATCCCTCAGTGTGCAGGCTGCAGTCAGCATATCCTGGATAAGTTCATCCTGAAGGTGCTGGACAGACACTGGCACTCCAAGTGCCTCAAGTGCGCAGACTGCCAGACCCCGTTGGCGGACAAATGTTTTTCCCGGGCAGGCAACGTGTACTGCAAGGAGGACTTCTTCAA GCGCTTTGGAACGAAATGTGCGTCATGCCAGCAGGGCATCCCCCCGACGCAGGTGGTGCGGAAGGCGCAGGACTTTGTGTATCACCTGCACTGCTTCGCTTGCATCATGTGCAGCAGACAGCTGGCCACTGGGGACGAGTTTTACCTCATGGAGGATGGGAGGCTGGTGTGCAAGGTGGATTATGAGACAGCCAAACAAAATG ATGATTCAGAGGGTGGGGCCAAACGACCAAGGACCACCATCACTGCCAAGCAGCTGGAGACCCTCAAAAGTGCCTACAAAAACTCGCCAAAGCCTGCTCGCCACGTCAGAGAGCAGCTGTCTTCTGAGACAGGCCTGGACATGAGAGTTGTGCAg GTTTGGTTCCAGAACCGGCGAGCAAAGGAAAAGCGTCTAAAGAAAGATGCAGGTCGCCACCGCTGGACTCAGTTCTATAAAAGTGTCAAACGTAGCAGAGGAGGAACCAAAGTGGAGAAGGAGAGCTCAGCTGACGATGCAGGGCTCAGCGACAGCGAACTGAGCTTCAGag ACGACCAAGTCTTGTCTGATCTCAGCCACACAAACGGCCTCTATGGGAGCGTGGGTGACATGACAGGCAGCGCGGTCCTGAACGGTGGCTTCTCCATCGACACGGCGGGACAGCCCTACCAAGACATCCGACCAGGGAGCCCCTACGGTCTCCCGCAGTCCCCTTCTTCCATCGCCTCCCTGCCCGGTCACACGCCTCTCCTCAACAACCTGACCTTTAACATGGACACTCTGGTGGTACAGGGGGGGCCGGGCGGTGTGGGACAGGCTCTGAGGGCCATGGCGGGGGGCCCTACCTCAGACCTCTCCACAGGCAGCAGTACAGGATACCCTGACTTCCCCACCAGCCCGGCCTCGTGGCTGGATGAGATGGACCATTCCCAGTTTTGA